Part of the Sodalinema gerasimenkoae IPPAS B-353 genome is shown below.
TGCCCTCAGCGAAAGCCAAGTCAAACAACTGCTACGCTACAGCGAATCCAAACAAGTCCTCTTTAACTTCGACGCCGACGCAGCCGGAACCCGGGCCGCCGAACGGGCCATTGGAGAGGTGGCCAACCTTGCCTATCGGGGCATGGTGCAACTGCGAATTTTACAAGTTCCTGGGGGCAAAGATGCCGATGAATTTCTCAAAACCTCATCCGCCGAGGCCTATCTCCAACTCATCGAACAGGCCCCCCTCTGGATTGACTGGCAAATTCAACAAATTATCGGCGATCGCGATCTCAGCCAAGCCGATGTCTATCAGCAAGTGGTGCGCCAACTGGTAGACCTCCTCAGCCAACTCCAAAACTCCACCAGCCGCACCCACTATATTCACCACTGCGCCCAACTCCTATGTCAAGGGGATTCCCGACGAGTGCCCCTCCTCGAAGAAAACCTCGGCGTTCGCTTACGACGTTCCTTAAGCCGAGACAAAGCCAAACAGCACTCTAAACCCAGCGATCGCCCCCCCACTCCCGAGACTCAGGCCCCAGAACTTGAGGACATTCCCGAAGACCACGACGAGGATGCGGACTTACAACTACCCATCGACAGCGATCGCGCCCTCATCGAACAGGCCGAAGCCCTACTCCTGCAAGCCTATCTCCATTGTCCCGACGAGCGATCGCTCATCATCGCCGCCATCGCAGACCTCGAAACCCGAGACATTCACTTCAGCCTCGCCCCCCATCGTTGGTTATGGCAACATTTAGAAGCCCTGGCCCCCAACCCCCAAGACGATGCTGGGGTATTATTTCAAAAGCTACAACAACACTATCCCGACGAGTCCACCATCCTGCAACAAGTCACCCCCCTATTCCAGCCCAGCGAACTCGCAGAACTTGCCATGCAACGAACTGCCCTAGCCGTCCGTTCCGCCACAGCGGCGATCGAACGCACCATCTGCCAAAAACGCTATCGTCGCCTCCTCCAGTTATGGCAAGACACCGATCCCCGAGACCATCCCCAACAGGCCCGTGAGTATCAAGACCAACTCTACGCCGAAAAACGGCACATGGATCACCTCGATCGCACCCGCCAAACCCACCTCACCGAACTCGTCAGTCTAACCCTCCCTCCCCCCTCCTAGAGTCATCCCCTGTTCCCTTCTCCCCCCTACTGCCTACTGCCTACTGCCTAGGGCGACCACAAGGGTACGCCCCTACGTTGTTCTCTGTTCCCTATTCCCTCTCATGCCCAACATCCTCGAAACCCCCGAACAACAAATCGCCGTTATCGAAGCCAACGCCCTAAAAATCGCTGAAGTAGCCGATCGCGGCCATGAAGACAGCGGCGAAAAAGGAACCGTCGTTTTGCTGCGTCAACTCGAAGACAACAGCCCCAACCTAGAAGATTGGCAATTCAAATATCGTCCCATGAGTCGCCTTGACGATATGCTGTCCGACTGGAAACAAGGCAAATTGCAAGAGATGATTATCCGCTATAACCCCGAAGTCTCCGTCGTCTGTACCTTCCTCTATCCCAACGGGGCCCATAGTAGTTATCATTTCGGCAAACCCGAACCTGAGTGATACGAGACTATGTTTCAGGCGACTCGCCGTCGACTGGTGTTGTGGTACACCAGCATCACCGCCCTGTTATTGCTGCTGTTTGCCACAACCGTCTACTTATATGTGCGCAGTACCCTGATCGATCGCGTCGATGATACCCTCAAACATTCCTTAGAAGTCGTCGAGCGATCTCTGGCCATCGAAGAACAGCCCCAAGCCAACGGCGTCCCCCAACTGCGTCTGAACCTCGACGCCAGTTTTGGCGAGAACGCCGATAGCCTAGAAGAAGATCGCATTGATATCGAATGGTTTAGCCCCACCGGGGAACTCCTCTGGTCCACCCTCAGAGAACCTCTTAACGTCCCCATCACTGCCACTCGGACCCCGCAAACGGTGTATTTGCAGGACGGAAACTCCCCCGAGAGTCGTCCTATCCTACGACAAATCGCCCAACGCATTAGCCGCGATCGCCAAGTGGTGGGGTACTTACGAGTCAGTCATCCCTGGTTTGAAATTGCCCGCCCCAGTCGTGATTTAGCCTTAGATTTGGGGTTCGGGATCACCGTCATGATTGCCTCAGTGGCCGCCATGGGTTGGTGGCTGTCTGGCTTAGCCATGAAGCCCGTCGGGGAGTCCTATCAGTATCTTA
Proteins encoded:
- the dnaG gene encoding DNA primase: MLHPDTIDDVKQRMDIYDVVSEQVVLKKQGKDFAGLCPFHEEKTPSFTVSPSKQMFYCFGCGKGGNAITFLMETGQASFSDVVLDLAQRYNVPVRTLDRDKQDDFQRTLSRREQLHEILALAARFFQHALHQPQGETALQYLKQERGFSEETLQSFELGYAPEGWDTLYGYLVQQKDYPVELVEAVGLIIPRKRGSGHYDRFRNRVMIPIHDSRGRVIGFGGRSLGDEQPKYLNSPETELFDKGQTLFALDKARQTIAKVDRAVVVEGYFDAIALHAAGISEAVASLGTALSESQVKQLLRYSESKQVLFNFDADAAGTRAAERAIGEVANLAYRGMVQLRILQVPGGKDADEFLKTSSAEAYLQLIEQAPLWIDWQIQQIIGDRDLSQADVYQQVVRQLVDLLSQLQNSTSRTHYIHHCAQLLCQGDSRRVPLLEENLGVRLRRSLSRDKAKQHSKPSDRPPTPETQAPELEDIPEDHDEDADLQLPIDSDRALIEQAEALLLQAYLHCPDERSLIIAAIADLETRDIHFSLAPHRWLWQHLEALAPNPQDDAGVLFQKLQQHYPDESTILQQVTPLFQPSELAELAMQRTALAVRSATAAIERTICQKRYRRLLQLWQDTDPRDHPQQAREYQDQLYAEKRHMDHLDRTRQTHLTELVSLTLPPPS